One genomic region from bacterium encodes:
- the mrdA gene encoding penicillin-binding protein 2: protein MRRGRIELPKVERRRRGQWSRVALVVGSAALTFALARIQILARDEYALIAKENRVRPIVVPAPRGTIYDRHGQVVAENTVGYRVLLMPAPMDSMLAQLARLRPILGLTDREIALAIARYRREPHLPMQVTANASPGGVARLQERRFLFPGVLIHQYPRRHYPAGEAVAHLAGYVAEISSAELELPEFAGYRQGRWIGKAGLERAYERVLGGEPGVRYLEVDALGRILRWLPEESGLPPIPGRDITLYLDLDLQRYVAEIFPKGMRGAFVALDPQTGGVLALYSTPSFDPNLFVGGIDPEIWEQLNNDPGKPLLDRATGAAQPPGSTFKLATAAVAMDLGVLKPNDVMPIPCTGGMRYERRYARCWYGRGHGSQNLIGAIKHSCNVYFYQVGIRIGLKRFLEMGSRIGIGGPTGIDLPGEIASTFPTSTDDWQRRFGYRPYDNEIMSLAIGQGMVTLSPIRLAQLYVAVARPDGRAPVPRLAQLETPPPIGLDLRIPPEGIAAFRKGLRRVLGPGGTAHLSRLPGWDFMGKTGTAQNPHGPDHAWFVGLGGPVGKAPEIVAVMMLEHGEHGYAASGYVANAVNFFLSRKYGLPFERYPTPRERLKHDLPVDWAWLFSEVEDPPEAQP, encoded by the coding sequence ATGCGTCGAGGGCGGATCGAACTGCCCAAGGTCGAGAGGCGGCGGCGGGGCCAGTGGTCGCGCGTCGCGCTCGTCGTCGGCTCGGCGGCGCTGACCTTCGCCCTCGCCCGGATCCAGATCCTGGCCCGGGACGAGTACGCGCTCATCGCCAAGGAGAACCGCGTCCGGCCGATCGTCGTCCCGGCACCGCGGGGCACGATCTACGACCGGCACGGGCAGGTGGTGGCGGAGAACACGGTCGGCTACCGGGTGCTCCTCATGCCCGCGCCGATGGACTCGATGCTGGCGCAACTGGCGCGGCTGCGGCCCATCCTGGGCCTGACGGACCGGGAGATCGCCCTGGCCATCGCCCGCTACCGCCGGGAGCCGCACCTGCCGATGCAGGTGACGGCCAACGCATCGCCCGGCGGCGTGGCACGGCTCCAGGAGCGCCGCTTCCTGTTCCCCGGTGTGCTGATCCATCAGTATCCGCGCCGCCATTACCCGGCGGGCGAGGCGGTGGCGCACCTGGCCGGCTACGTGGCCGAGATCAGCAGCGCGGAGCTGGAGCTGCCCGAGTTCGCCGGGTATCGCCAGGGCCGCTGGATCGGGAAGGCCGGGCTCGAGCGGGCGTACGAACGCGTCCTGGGCGGCGAGCCGGGTGTCCGGTACCTGGAGGTGGACGCCCTGGGGCGCATCCTGCGCTGGTTGCCGGAGGAGAGCGGGCTCCCTCCGATCCCGGGGCGTGACATCACGCTGTACCTCGACCTGGATCTCCAGCGCTACGTCGCGGAGATCTTCCCGAAGGGCATGCGGGGCGCGTTCGTCGCGCTGGACCCGCAGACCGGCGGGGTGCTCGCCCTCTACAGCACGCCGTCCTTCGACCCCAACCTGTTCGTGGGCGGCATCGACCCGGAGATCTGGGAGCAGCTCAACAACGACCCGGGCAAGCCGCTCCTGGACCGTGCCACGGGCGCAGCGCAGCCGCCGGGCTCGACCTTCAAGCTGGCCACGGCGGCGGTGGCCATGGACCTCGGCGTCCTGAAGCCGAACGACGTGATGCCGATCCCGTGTACCGGCGGCATGCGCTACGAGCGGCGCTACGCGCGCTGCTGGTACGGCCGGGGGCACGGCTCACAGAACCTGATCGGCGCGATCAAGCATTCCTGCAACGTCTACTTCTACCAGGTCGGCATCCGGATCGGGCTGAAGCGCTTCCTGGAGATGGGGAGCCGGATCGGCATCGGCGGCCCGACGGGCATCGACCTGCCCGGCGAGATCGCCTCGACCTTCCCGACCAGCACCGACGACTGGCAGCGCCGGTTCGGTTACCGTCCGTACGACAACGAGATCATGTCCCTGGCGATCGGCCAGGGGATGGTCACCCTCTCGCCGATCCGGCTGGCCCAGCTCTACGTCGCCGTGGCGCGCCCCGACGGCCGGGCACCCGTCCCGCGGCTCGCGCAGCTCGAGACGCCGCCGCCCATCGGCCTCGACCTCCGCATCCCGCCGGAGGGGATCGCCGCGTTCCGCAAGGGACTCCGCCGCGTCCTCGGCCCGGGCGGCACCGCGCACCTCAGCCGTCTACCCGGCTGGGACTTCATGGGCAAGACCGGCACGGCGCAGAACCCGCACGGCCCGGATCACGCCTGGTTCGTCGGCCTGGGCGGCCCGGTGGGCAAGGCCCCGGAGATCGTCGCCGTGATGATGCTCGAGCACGGGGAGCACGGCTATGCGGCGTCGGGGTACGTGGCGAACGCGGTGAACTTTTTTCTCAGCCGGAAGTATGGCTTGCCGTTCGAGCGCTATCCCACGCCGCGGGAACGTTTGAAGCACGACCTCCCCGTGGACTGGGCGTGGCTCTTCTCCGAGGTCGAAGACCCGCCCGAGGCACAGCCCTGA